A window of the Lysinibacillus irui genome harbors these coding sequences:
- a CDS encoding SDR family NAD(P)-dependent oxidoreductase, whose product MDLGLKGKVAIITGSSKGIGYYTAMQLVKEGAQVVLCARGEKQLQVAAGCIKNETGIDVLIVPTDITKEKDCKYLIERTVEQFGHIDILINNAGTASANPFETVSSELWQADLDLKVFGAIHCSKYAAPYMRKAGGGAIVNVTAVMAKTPPASSLPTTVSRAAGLALTKAMSKDLGKDNIRVNSVCIGLIRSDQIEKKWKKEEPDLSWEEYSRKVGQAIPLGRVGDTQEAANVITFLVSDAASYVTGTSVNIDGGSGHAL is encoded by the coding sequence ATGGATTTAGGCTTAAAGGGGAAAGTGGCAATTATTACTGGGTCAAGTAAAGGAATTGGTTATTATACGGCTATGCAGCTTGTCAAAGAGGGAGCACAGGTTGTATTGTGTGCTCGTGGAGAAAAACAGCTACAAGTGGCAGCTGGATGTATTAAAAATGAAACAGGTATAGATGTTTTAATTGTTCCAACAGATATTACAAAAGAAAAAGATTGTAAGTATTTAATCGAACGTACTGTAGAACAATTTGGCCATATTGATATTCTCATTAATAATGCAGGTACCGCTTCAGCAAATCCCTTTGAAACGGTGAGTAGTGAATTATGGCAAGCTGATTTAGATTTAAAGGTATTTGGGGCCATTCATTGTTCAAAATATGCGGCACCTTATATGCGAAAAGCTGGCGGAGGTGCAATCGTCAATGTGACAGCTGTAATGGCGAAGACACCTCCAGCAAGCTCACTTCCTACTACTGTAAGCCGTGCTGCTGGACTTGCCTTAACAAAGGCAATGAGCAAGGATTTAGGAAAAGATAATATTCGAGTAAATTCTGTCTGTATAGGTCTTATTCGTAGTGACCAAATTGAAAAGAAATGGAAAAAAGAAGAACCGGATTTATCGTGGGAAGAATATTCCCGTAAGGTGGGGCAAGCTATTCCGCTCGGTCGTGTAGGTGATACACAAGAGGCTGCAAACGTTATAACTTTTTTAGTATCTGATGCAGCGAGCTACGTTACAGGCACTTCAGTTAATATCGATGGTGGCTCTGGCCACGCATTATAG
- a CDS encoding tripartite tricarboxylate transporter permease: MSTLQFLADGFAVALQWQNLLFALVGVIIGTAVGVLPGIGPMSGVALLIPVTATITAGLPTEAAATSSIILLAGVYYGAMYGGSTTSILLNTPGESSSVVTTLDGYQMAKQGRAGSALSIAAIGSFCAGVVALLGLILLANPLSKLALKFGPAEYFSLMLLGLAAVSGLAGRSITKALIMTVLGLMLGTVGIDAVSGIERFTFGQPMLFSGIEFLTIAVGLFALGEVFKTILEKEEEDGQLAKINRVLPTKQDLKDSAVPIARGSLLGFFIGVLPGAGATLASFFSYITEKKFSKTPEQFGKGHIAGVAGPESANNAASGGAMIPLLTLGIPGSGTTAILMGALIMYNIQPGPLLFDEHPQVAWGLIASMFIGNLMLLALNMPLVRIFAKIIETPKKYLLPIIIAISIFGVYAVQFATFDLFLLVACGVLGYLFAKNDYPVAPLVLALVLGPMIENNMRRALTISNGDFSIFITKPLSLLFLVVAISWLLIPLVMKIRGKNVLINEEG; this comes from the coding sequence ATGTCAACATTGCAATTTTTAGCTGATGGATTTGCTGTTGCCCTTCAATGGCAAAATCTTTTATTCGCTCTTGTTGGTGTCATAATTGGTACAGCAGTTGGTGTACTTCCAGGTATAGGTCCAATGAGCGGGGTTGCTTTATTAATCCCCGTTACAGCAACTATTACAGCTGGACTTCCAACGGAGGCTGCCGCTACAAGCTCAATTATTTTACTTGCAGGGGTATACTACGGAGCCATGTATGGTGGATCAACAACATCCATTCTATTAAACACGCCTGGTGAGTCCTCATCAGTTGTGACAACATTGGATGGCTATCAAATGGCTAAACAAGGCCGTGCTGGAAGTGCTCTTTCTATCGCGGCCATTGGCTCATTTTGTGCTGGAGTTGTAGCGTTACTAGGTCTAATACTATTAGCTAATCCATTGTCAAAATTAGCACTTAAATTTGGACCCGCAGAATACTTTTCTCTGATGCTATTAGGACTTGCAGCAGTAAGTGGACTAGCAGGACGTTCTATTACCAAAGCTTTAATCATGACTGTTTTAGGGCTTATGCTCGGGACAGTTGGTATAGATGCCGTATCAGGTATCGAACGTTTTACATTTGGTCAGCCTATGCTGTTCTCTGGAATTGAATTTTTAACTATCGCTGTTGGTTTATTTGCATTAGGTGAAGTATTTAAAACCATTCTTGAAAAAGAAGAAGAGGATGGTCAATTAGCAAAAATTAATCGTGTATTACCAACAAAGCAAGATTTAAAGGATAGTGCTGTTCCTATTGCTCGAGGCTCATTACTAGGCTTTTTCATCGGTGTATTACCCGGTGCAGGCGCAACACTTGCCTCATTCTTTTCTTATATTACCGAAAAAAAATTCAGTAAAACACCCGAGCAATTCGGAAAAGGTCATATTGCGGGTGTAGCTGGACCTGAATCAGCGAACAATGCTGCATCAGGCGGTGCAATGATTCCCTTGCTAACATTAGGAATTCCCGGCTCAGGTACTACTGCAATTTTAATGGGTGCACTTATTATGTATAATATTCAGCCGGGTCCATTATTATTTGATGAGCATCCTCAAGTTGCTTGGGGATTAATTGCCAGTATGTTTATTGGTAACTTAATGTTACTAGCATTAAATATGCCATTGGTCCGAATTTTTGCCAAAATAATCGAAACACCTAAAAAGTATTTATTGCCCATTATTATTGCGATTTCAATTTTTGGCGTTTATGCCGTTCAATTCGCTACGTTTGATTTATTTTTATTAGTAGCTTGTGGTGTTCTTGGTTATCTATTTGCTAAAAATGATTACCCAGTTGCTCCCTTAGTCCTTGCACTTGTACTAGGGCCAATGATTGAAAATAATATGCGCCGTGCATTAACCATTTCGAATGGAGACTTTTCTATTTTTATAACAAAGCCTTTATCATTACTATTTTTAGTGGTTGCAATTTCTTGGTTACTTATACCACTGGTTATGAAAATACGTGGTAAAAATGTACTTATTAATGAAGAAGGTTAA